A stretch of Linepithema humile isolate Giens D197 chromosome 3, Lhum_UNIL_v1.0, whole genome shotgun sequence DNA encodes these proteins:
- the LOC136998574 gene encoding E3 SUMO-protein ligase ZBED1-like, giving the protein MLRNSNKKFEKFIGKGSCLTADGWTSTANDSYLGITCHFFEEISDSLVLHSTALDIILIEKDETARNLSQLIRNCLTEWEIFDKVNHIVTNNAPNMKLSVELLDKKHFPCFAHSLNLVLRNAVTKCNNDEILSVITKCKQLVTFYHSPKADRMLKEANKKLAEEGENTPGPGKLIQYIDTRWNTLHYMINSVLDNLNGIKLIQLNEEYSDLTTLTKEEVQLLRQIIMILEPFDEVTKDISGAKYVSISLVIPCIKGIMLKLEAVHKKLCNPAAFSFHEKILQFIEEKLMHYEQRTISKVATLIDPRFKKAGFRSQANYEEAINIVQNLLAAQIRNVNQVGTNNVLTNQIQVNNDSHKSTGIFSFMENAQSSVVNVDNIILTRNFLSSPNINLFEEPFHYLKTRHPEIFQIALKYLCTPGSSVPVEQLFSATGYIVSDRRNRLCPKNVKMLCFLNKNYKLVF; this is encoded by the exons ATGCTACGAAATagcaacaaaaaatttgaaaagtttattgGAAAAGGCTCCTGCTTAACAGCAGATGGATGGACATCTACCGCTAATGACAGTTACCTCGGTATTACGTGtcatttttttgaagaaatttcaGATTCCTTAGTCTTGCATTCTACTGCGTTGGATATTATACTAATTGAAAAAGATGAAACCGCAAGGAATTTAAGTCAGCTAATCAGAAATTGTTTAACTGAATGGGAGATTTTTGACAAAGTAAACCATATTGTAACTAACAACGCACCAAACATGAAATTGAGTGTTGAGTTACTTGACAAAAAGCATTTTCCGTGCTTTGCACATAGTTTAAATCTTGTTTTGCGTAATGCTGttacaaaatgtaataacgATGAAATCCTATcagttattacaaaatgtaaacAGTTAGTAACATTTTATCACAGTCCTAAAGCTGACAGAATGTTAAaagaagcaaataaaaaattagctGAGGAAGGAGAAAATACTCCTGGCCCTGGCAAACTGATACAATAT ATCGATACAAGATGGAATACCTTacattatatgattaatagtGTTCTTGATAATCTTAATGGTATTAAATTGATTCAATTAAATGAAGAGTACTCAGATCTTACAACTTTAACAAAGGAAGAAGTACAACTGCTCagacaaataattatgatattggAACCTTTTGATGAAGTAACTAAAGATATTTCTG gtGCCAAATATGTGTCAATTTCGCTTGTGATTCCTTGCATAAAAggaataatgttaaaattggAAGCTGTTCATAAGAAATTGTGTAATCCAGCAGCTTTTTCGtttcatgaaaaaattctgcaatttattgaagaaaaattaatgcattatGAACAAAGAACGATTAGCAAAGTGGCTACATTAATTGACCcaagatttaaaaaagcaGGATTTCGTTCGCAAGCAAATTATGAAGAAGCAATTAATATAGTACAAAATCTTCTTGCTGCTCAAATAAGAAATGTGAACCAAGTTGGAACAAATAATGTTCTTACTAATCAAATTCAAGTTAACAATGATAGTCATAAGTCTActggtatttttagttttatggAAAATGCTCAATCTTCTGTGGTGAATGTagataatatcattttaacTAGAAATTTCTTAAGCTctccaaatattaatttatttgaagaaccttttcattatttgaaaACAAGACATCcggaaatttttcaaattgctttaaaatatttatgtactcCAGGCAGTTCTGTGCCAGTAGAACAACTATTCTCTGCCACTGGATATATAGTTTCTGACAGAAGAAATCGATTGTGcccaaaaaatgtaaaaatgttatgtttcttaaataaaaattataaacttgtattttaa